One window of the Streptococcus parasanguinis ATCC 15912 genome contains the following:
- a CDS encoding YhgE/Pip domain-containing protein, which produces MMKEWKAVLKKPTFIIVMIGVALIPALYNIIFLSSMWDPYGQVSDLPVAVVNKDQSATYNGQKMEIGKDMVSNLKDNDSLDFHFVDEKAAKDGLKNGDYYMIVTLPEDLSKKASSILTNHPEQMTIDYQTSSGHSFIAGKMSDTAMTKMKQSVAEKVTNTYTTALFSKMGSLKTGMGTVADGSAKLADGASKLEDGGQTLSTNLNTLARSSLAFSDGATTLRTGLAAYTDGVGQLGNGLNQMAGQLPNLVSGVNQLNNGFGTFNTGLMAYATGVDRLGNGLNQMASQTPRLASGVGQLTSGMGTLNDGLGNYTNGVRQLNSGLSNFSNGLVTYTNGVATLSEGAGQLSSQSATLRNGVSQLESGIQTLSSQLQASTSQSAQIDQLAAGLNQLNAAIQNASVDTSQLSSGLTSIANSAQSILASAQADRANALASVQGTAAYQAMTADQQAEINAAISSSPSSSETAAQGILTTIQTIQGSLNTGNSLTQLQTAANQVLPTASSTLTNLSSGLSKIQSAVSGQLLPASQTISQGIGAYTAGVDKIANGATQLQTNSSTLTNGASQLAAGVGQLDSKSSELLAGSNQLASGLGELNGKMPALTSGMNQLASGATQLTGKSGELVAGARKLADGVGQLNSKTPELAGGVNKLVTGVNQLTEKSGQLVTGADKLADGANQISDGSSKLAAGGQTLTNGLGELATGSQTLSQGLNDAKGQLNVATTEKENAKTLADPVTLSKTDRDNVPVNGVGMAPYMISVALFVCALSTNMIFAKLPSGRHPESRWAWFKSRFEVNGTIAVIAGVLVYGAVHLIGLSANHEMATLFLCVIGSVAFMSIVTALTTWQRKIGDFLSLILLLLQLASSAGTYPLALTNGFFQAIHPFLPMSYTVSGLRQTISMTGEIGNQVAFLLMTIVLFAGLGMWFYNPKKYEED; this is translated from the coding sequence ATGATGAAAGAATGGAAGGCTGTTCTTAAAAAGCCAACATTTATCATTGTCATGATTGGAGTTGCTTTGATTCCAGCTCTTTATAATATTATTTTTCTATCTTCCATGTGGGATCCATATGGCCAGGTTTCGGATCTTCCTGTAGCGGTTGTCAATAAGGATCAATCTGCTACATATAATGGACAAAAAATGGAAATCGGAAAAGACATGGTGTCCAATTTGAAGGACAATGACTCACTTGATTTTCATTTTGTAGATGAGAAAGCTGCGAAAGATGGTCTCAAAAATGGCGATTATTATATGATTGTAACCCTGCCTGAGGATCTTTCAAAAAAAGCTAGCTCCATCTTAACCAATCATCCGGAACAGATGACCATTGATTACCAAACGTCCAGTGGTCATAGTTTTATCGCAGGGAAAATGAGCGACACTGCGATGACAAAAATGAAGCAGTCAGTGGCTGAAAAAGTGACCAATACGTATACAACAGCTTTATTTTCCAAAATGGGATCGCTTAAAACTGGTATGGGGACAGTGGCAGATGGAAGTGCTAAATTAGCAGATGGTGCAAGTAAATTGGAAGATGGTGGTCAAACACTATCTACTAATTTGAATACATTGGCTCGTTCAAGCTTAGCATTTTCAGATGGTGCTACTACTCTTCGTACAGGTCTAGCAGCCTATACAGATGGTGTTGGTCAATTAGGAAATGGTCTCAATCAAATGGCTGGTCAACTTCCAAATTTGGTATCTGGCGTCAATCAATTAAATAATGGGTTTGGTACTTTTAATACAGGCTTGATGGCTTACGCTACCGGAGTGGATCGATTAGGAAATGGTCTCAATCAAATGGCGAGTCAAACCCCTCGGTTGGCCTCAGGAGTTGGTCAGTTAACTAGTGGTATGGGGACCCTCAATGATGGTCTTGGAAATTATACCAATGGTGTGCGTCAATTGAATTCGGGTCTATCTAACTTTTCAAATGGTTTAGTGACCTATACAAATGGAGTTGCCACTTTATCCGAGGGAGCGGGTCAATTAAGTAGTCAATCTGCTACCCTTCGAAATGGGGTTTCACAATTAGAATCAGGTATTCAAACATTATCAAGCCAGCTACAAGCTTCTACAAGCCAATCTGCTCAGATTGATCAATTGGCAGCTGGTTTAAACCAATTAAATGCGGCGATTCAAAATGCTTCAGTAGATACCAGTCAACTTTCGTCTGGATTGACGAGTATTGCGAATTCAGCTCAATCAATCCTTGCTTCAGCCCAAGCAGATCGTGCAAATGCCCTTGCAAGTGTGCAAGGAACAGCAGCCTATCAAGCAATGACAGCTGACCAACAAGCGGAGATCAATGCGGCGATCTCATCGAGCCCAAGCTCGAGTGAAACGGCGGCTCAAGGAATCTTGACAACGATTCAAACGATCCAAGGTAGTTTGAATACAGGGAATAGCTTGACACAACTGCAAACGGCAGCCAATCAAGTTTTACCGACAGCTTCTTCTACCTTGACAAACTTGTCAAGTGGCTTGTCTAAGATCCAATCCGCAGTTAGTGGACAATTGTTGCCAGCTAGTCAAACCATCAGTCAAGGGATCGGCGCTTATACAGCTGGTGTCGATAAAATCGCTAATGGAGCAACCCAACTTCAGACGAATAGCAGTACTTTAACAAATGGGGCTAGTCAGTTAGCAGCAGGTGTTGGGCAACTAGATAGTAAATCATCAGAATTACTTGCAGGAAGCAATCAATTGGCTTCTGGTCTAGGTGAGTTAAATGGGAAGATGCCTGCCTTGACATCAGGCATGAATCAACTGGCTTCAGGCGCGACCCAATTAACAGGTAAGTCGGGTGAATTGGTTGCCGGTGCTAGAAAATTAGCTGACGGTGTAGGGCAATTGAACAGCAAAACTCCAGAGTTGGCAGGTGGTGTCAACAAACTTGTCACTGGTGTCAATCAGTTGACAGAAAAATCAGGTCAATTGGTGACTGGTGCTGATAAACTAGCCGACGGTGCAAATCAAATCTCGGATGGGTCCAGCAAATTAGCAGCAGGTGGCCAAACATTGACAAATGGTTTAGGTGAATTAGCAACAGGAAGCCAAACCTTGAGTCAAGGATTAAACGATGCTAAGGGACAATTGAATGTGGCTACAACTGAAAAAGAAAACGCTAAAACCTTAGCAGATCCTGTCACTTTGTCTAAAACAGACCGTGACAATGTCCCGGTGAATGGTGTCGGAATGGCTCCTTATATGATCTCGGTAGCACTCTTTGTTTGTGCCTTGTCAACCAATATGATCTTTGCAAAATTGCCATCCGGTCGTCATCCTGAAAGTCGCTGGGCATGGTTTAAATCTCGCTTTGAGGTCAACGGAACAATTGCGGTGATTGCAGGAGTCTTGGTCTATGGTGCCGTTCACTTGATTGGTTTATCAGCTAATCATGAGATGGCTACTCTCTTCCTTTGTGTGATTGGTAGTGTGGCCTTCATGTCTATCGTGACTGCTTTGACAACATGGCAAAGAAAGATCGGTGATTTCCTTTCCTTGATCCTCTTGCTCTTGCAATTGGCTTCTAGTGCAGGAACTTATCCTCTTGCTTTGACAAATGGCTTTTTCCAAGCCATTCATCCATTCTTGCCAATGAGTTATACCGTTTCTGGTCTTCGTCAAACGATTTCGATGACAGGAGAAATTGGAAATCAAGTGGCCTTCCTTCTGATGACCATTGTCCTTTTTGCAGGACTAGGAATGTGGTTCTATAATCCAAAAAAATATGAAGAGGACTAA
- a CDS encoding TetR/AcrR family transcriptional regulator has protein sequence MTESNKRLKTKRNIEEAMVRLLEKESFDQITTVELAQESGISRSSFYTHYRDKYDMIERYQQALFHKLEYIFDKHQDDKRQAITEVFEFLTKEPLFAVLLTENGTKEIQTFLRHKLQILLVDSLQERYSHKSLTDIERVYSSVYLTNAFFGVCQMWVSRGKKESPQQMAEFLMKMLR, from the coding sequence ATGACTGAGAGCAATAAACGATTAAAAACAAAACGAAATATCGAGGAGGCGATGGTTCGACTACTCGAAAAGGAATCATTCGATCAAATCACAACGGTTGAGTTAGCACAAGAATCCGGCATTAGTCGCTCTAGCTTTTATACCCACTATCGAGACAAGTATGACATGATCGAGCGCTACCAACAAGCACTCTTTCACAAGCTTGAATATATCTTTGACAAACACCAAGATGACAAGCGCCAAGCGATTACAGAAGTGTTCGAATTTCTAACCAAGGAACCACTCTTTGCGGTTCTTCTGACAGAGAATGGAACCAAGGAGATCCAAACCTTCTTACGACATAAATTACAGATTCTTCTGGTTGATAGTCTGCAAGAGCGCTATAGTCATAAATCATTAACAGATATTGAAAGAGTCTACAGTTCTGTCTATCTGACCAATGCCTTCTTCGGAGTCTGTCAAATGTGGGTTTCGCGCGGAAAAAAAGAAAGCCCTCAACAAATGGCTGAATTTTTAATGAAAATGCTACGGTAA
- the rpsD gene encoding 30S ribosomal protein S4 — protein sequence MSRYTGPSWKQSRRLGLSLTGTGKELARRNYVPGQHGPNNRSKLSEYGLQLAEKQKLRFSYGLGEKQFRNLFVQATKVKEGTVGFNFMLLLERRLDNVVYRLGLATTRRQARQFVNHGHILVDGKRVDIPSYRVTPGQVISVREKSAKVPAILEAVEATVGRPAFVSFDADKLEGSLTRLPERDEINPEINEALVVEFYNKML from the coding sequence ATGTCACGTTATACAGGACCATCTTGGAAACAATCTCGCCGTCTTGGCTTGTCACTTACAGGTACAGGTAAAGAATTGGCACGTCGTAACTACGTACCAGGTCAACACGGACCAAACAACCGTTCAAAATTGTCAGAATACGGTTTGCAATTAGCTGAAAAACAAAAACTTCGTTTCTCTTACGGACTTGGTGAAAAACAATTCCGTAACTTGTTCGTACAAGCTACTAAAGTTAAAGAAGGAACTGTCGGTTTCAACTTCATGCTTCTTTTGGAACGTCGTTTGGATAACGTTGTTTACCGTCTTGGACTTGCGACTACTCGTCGTCAAGCTCGTCAATTCGTTAACCACGGTCACATCCTTGTTGACGGAAAACGCGTTGATATCCCTTCATACCGTGTAACTCCAGGTCAAGTGATCTCAGTTCGCGAAAAATCAGCTAAAGTTCCAGCTATCCTTGAAGCTGTTGAAGCTACAGTTGGACGTCCAGCATTCGTATCATTCGATGCTGATAAACTTGAAGGTTCATTGACTCGCCTTCCAGAACGCGATGAAATCAACCCAGAAATCAACGAAGCACTTGTCGTTGAATTCTACAACAAAATGCTTTAA
- a CDS encoding ABC transporter ATP-binding protein produces the protein MTDILTVKDVSFSFGDKAVLNNVSLEVQKGEIVSILGPSGVGKSTLFNLIAGILPLQKGAIEVDNAPISFGKVSYMLQKDLLLEHKTVLGNIILPLQLKKIPKEEATFTALKLLDEFKLGSIANLYPNALSGGMRQRVALLRTYLLGHAVFLLDEAFSALDELTRQDLYHWYLESKERLGLTTLVITHSIEEALTLSDRIYILNHNPGEIIADLPLKWDPATDRDWQQLQYKKRIIELLSEFH, from the coding sequence GTGACTGATATTTTAACCGTAAAAGATGTAAGTTTCTCTTTTGGAGATAAAGCAGTTTTAAATAATGTATCACTAGAAGTGCAAAAAGGAGAAATCGTCTCTATTCTAGGTCCGAGTGGGGTAGGAAAATCAACCTTGTTTAATTTAATTGCTGGGATCCTTCCCTTACAAAAGGGCGCTATAGAAGTAGATAATGCCCCTATCTCCTTTGGGAAAGTCAGCTATATGCTACAAAAGGATCTTTTGTTAGAACACAAGACGGTATTGGGAAATATTATTCTTCCCCTTCAATTAAAAAAGATTCCTAAGGAAGAGGCGACATTTACAGCTCTAAAATTGTTAGATGAATTTAAATTGGGAAGTATCGCTAACCTTTATCCCAATGCGCTGAGTGGGGGGATGCGGCAACGGGTGGCGCTATTGAGAACCTATCTTCTGGGTCATGCTGTCTTCCTATTAGATGAAGCTTTTAGTGCCTTAGATGAATTGACAAGGCAGGATCTTTATCACTGGTATCTAGAAAGTAAGGAACGTCTTGGCCTCACCACTCTAGTGATCACTCATAGTATCGAAGAAGCTTTGACATTGAGTGACCGGATCTATATCTTGAATCATAATCCCGGTGAAATTATTGCAGATCTTCCTTTAAAATGGGATCCAGCAACGGATAGGGACTGGCAACAATTGCAATATAAAAAACGAATTATAGAATTATTGTCTGAATTTCATTGA
- a CDS encoding ABC transporter substrate-binding protein, which translates to MKKSIGLFFSIILGFVFLSACQNSVKQSSSDLKKIDFILDWTPNTNHTGLYVAKKKGYFKDAGLDVDIKLPPEDSSSDLIINGKAPFGIYFQDSMAKKLDKGAGITAVAAIVEHNTSGIISRKDAAITSPKDLVGKKYGTWNDPIELEMIKSMMKKEGADFNQVKLVPNSDSNSITPIENKVFDAAWIYHGWDGILAEQKGMKTNFFYMKDFVPAFDYYSPVIIANNDYLKSHKEEAKKFIQAVKKGYQYAIEHPEEAADILIKQAPALANQRDFVLASQKYLSSQYASDKDKWGQFDSKRWNAFYAWAKEQGLVSNDLEDKGFTNELVGD; encoded by the coding sequence ATGAAAAAGTCAATAGGTTTATTTTTCTCAATAATATTGGGATTTGTTTTCTTGAGTGCTTGTCAAAATTCTGTAAAGCAATCGTCAAGCGATTTGAAAAAGATTGATTTTATTCTAGATTGGACCCCGAATACCAATCATACGGGTCTCTATGTAGCTAAGAAAAAAGGGTACTTTAAAGATGCAGGACTGGATGTAGATATAAAACTTCCTCCGGAAGACAGTAGTTCTGATTTGATTATCAATGGGAAAGCTCCATTTGGAATTTATTTCCAAGATTCTATGGCCAAGAAATTGGATAAAGGTGCGGGTATTACCGCTGTTGCAGCTATTGTCGAACACAATACGTCAGGGATTATTTCAAGAAAAGATGCAGCGATCACAAGTCCAAAAGATTTGGTTGGTAAGAAGTATGGTACCTGGAATGATCCGATTGAGTTGGAAATGATCAAATCGATGATGAAAAAAGAAGGGGCTGATTTTAATCAAGTAAAATTGGTTCCAAATAGTGATTCAAATTCCATTACTCCGATTGAAAATAAGGTCTTTGATGCTGCTTGGATTTATCACGGTTGGGATGGAATTTTGGCTGAGCAAAAGGGAATGAAGACCAATTTCTTCTATATGAAAGATTTTGTTCCTGCATTTGACTACTATTCGCCTGTTATTATTGCTAACAATGACTATTTGAAGTCTCATAAAGAGGAAGCAAAAAAATTCATTCAAGCGGTAAAAAAAGGCTACCAATATGCTATAGAGCATCCAGAAGAAGCAGCGGATATCTTGATCAAACAGGCCCCTGCCTTAGCTAATCAGCGTGATTTTGTTTTAGCTTCTCAAAAATATCTTTCCAGTCAATATGCTTCAGACAAGGATAAATGGGGGCAGTTTGACTCCAAACGTTGGAATGCTTTTTATGCTTGGGCAAAAGAGCAAGGATTGGTTTCAAATGACTTAGAAGACAAAGGTTTTACAAACGAATTGGTAGGTGACTGA
- a CDS encoding ABC transporter permease, translating to MSLVKRYSKQLIGFAGFSSLLVLWQLAGFLNILPKFVLPTPLEIGNAFVRDRALLIHHSLSTLQVALIGLVIGVLLAAGFAILMDSFQWVNDLVYPFMVVIQTIPTIALAPILVLWFGYGMLPKLVLIIITVVFPIVVSLLDGFRHCDQDILRLFQIMQANRFQTLVHYKIPAALPYFFAGLRVSVSYAFISTVVSEWLGGFDGLGVYMIQSKKLFQYDTMFAIIVLISAISLLGMFLVDQLEKPILKWRKG from the coding sequence ATGTCTCTTGTAAAAAGATATTCAAAACAATTGATAGGATTTGCAGGTTTTAGCAGTCTTCTTGTCTTATGGCAGTTAGCAGGATTTTTAAATATCCTCCCCAAATTTGTATTACCAACGCCACTTGAAATTGGGAATGCCTTTGTACGAGATAGAGCTCTTTTGATTCATCACAGTTTGTCTACCCTTCAAGTGGCCTTGATCGGACTTGTTATAGGGGTTCTTCTTGCTGCTGGCTTTGCGATTCTCATGGATAGTTTTCAATGGGTGAATGATCTGGTCTATCCTTTTATGGTTGTTATTCAAACCATTCCGACGATTGCCTTGGCCCCTATCCTGGTTCTTTGGTTTGGTTATGGTATGCTTCCAAAACTGGTTTTGATCATTATTACGGTGGTATTTCCCATCGTAGTCAGTCTGTTAGATGGTTTTCGGCATTGCGATCAAGATATTCTGAGATTGTTTCAGATTATGCAAGCCAATCGCTTTCAGACCTTAGTCCATTATAAAATTCCTGCAGCGCTTCCTTATTTTTTTGCAGGTTTACGTGTGAGCGTTTCCTATGCTTTTATCAGTACAGTCGTTTCAGAATGGTTAGGAGGTTTTGATGGATTGGGGGTCTATATGATTCAATCGAAGAAGTTATTTCAGTATGATACGATGTTTGCGATCATTGTATTGATTTCTGCTATTAGTTTGCTCGGTATGTTTCTCGTTGACCAATTAGAAAAACCCATTCTAAAATGGAGAAAGGGTTGA
- a CDS encoding Veg family protein, which translates to MSDAFTDVAKMKKIKEEIKAHEGQVVEMTLENGRKRQKNKFGRLIEVYPSLFIIEYTNDNSLPGEPANTYVESYTYSDILTEKNLIRYLD; encoded by the coding sequence ATGAGTGATGCATTTACAGATGTTGCAAAAATGAAAAAAATTAAAGAAGAGATCAAGGCTCATGAAGGACAAGTGGTTGAAATGACACTTGAAAATGGACGGAAACGTCAAAAAAATAAATTTGGACGCTTGATTGAGGTCTATCCTTCTTTATTTATTATCGAGTATACGAACGACAATAGCTTACCAGGTGAACCAGCTAATACCTACGTGGAGTCTTACACCTATTCAGATATTTTAACAGAGAAGAATTTAATTCGTTATTTGGATTAA
- the dnaB gene encoding replicative DNA helicase yields the protein MAEIEELRTQPQDIQAEQSVLGAIFIDEGKLVFVREYIEPGDFFKYSHRLIFKAMIDLADRGDAIDATTVRNILDSQGDLQNIGGLSYLVEVINSVPTSANAEYYAKIVAEKAVLRRLISRLTESINQAYDGASTSDEIIAGAEKALIDVSENANRSGFKNIRDILNINFGSLEARSLQTSDITGIATGYRDLDHMTTGLHEEELIILAARPAVGKTAFALNIAQNIGTKLDKTVAIFSLEMGAESLVDRMLAAEGLIESHSIRTGQLTDEEWRKYAIAQGNLANASIYIDDTPGIRITEIRSRARKLAQETGNLGLILIDYLQLITGTGRENRQQEVSEISRQLKILAKELKVPVIALSQLSRGVEQRQDKRPVLSDIRESGSIEQDADIVAFLYRDDYYDRAGEEEEDGMPNNTVEVIIEKNRSGARGTVELIFQKEYNKFSSISKREDQ from the coding sequence ATGGCTGAGATAGAGGAATTAAGAACACAACCTCAGGATATCCAGGCGGAGCAATCAGTGCTGGGGGCCATCTTTATTGATGAGGGGAAATTGGTCTTTGTTCGTGAATATATTGAGCCTGGGGATTTCTTTAAGTATTCACATCGCTTAATTTTTAAGGCCATGATCGATCTAGCTGACCGTGGGGATGCGATTGATGCAACGACTGTTCGAAATATTTTAGATAGTCAAGGAGATCTCCAAAATATTGGTGGTCTCTCCTATTTGGTAGAAGTCATTAATTCAGTACCAACTTCAGCCAATGCAGAGTACTACGCGAAGATTGTAGCCGAAAAAGCTGTTCTACGTCGGTTGATCTCTCGATTGACGGAAAGTATTAATCAAGCCTATGATGGAGCAAGTACTTCAGATGAAATCATCGCGGGTGCTGAAAAAGCTCTGATTGATGTTAGTGAAAACGCAAATCGTAGTGGGTTTAAAAATATTCGGGACATCTTGAATATAAACTTTGGTAGCTTAGAAGCCCGCTCGCTTCAAACCTCTGATATCACGGGTATTGCGACAGGCTATCGAGATTTGGACCATATGACGACGGGGCTACATGAGGAAGAGTTGATTATTTTAGCAGCTCGTCCTGCAGTAGGTAAAACAGCCTTTGCTCTAAATATTGCTCAAAATATCGGGACAAAGTTGGATAAGACAGTTGCTATTTTCTCATTAGAAATGGGAGCTGAAAGTTTGGTTGACCGGATGTTAGCAGCTGAAGGCTTGATTGAATCCCATTCGATTCGTACAGGTCAATTGACGGATGAAGAATGGCGGAAATATGCCATTGCTCAAGGAAATTTAGCCAATGCGAGTATTTACATCGATGATACCCCAGGAATTCGGATCACTGAGATTCGTTCGAGAGCAAGAAAATTAGCGCAGGAAACAGGGAATCTCGGTCTTATTCTGATTGACTACCTGCAGCTGATTACAGGGACTGGAAGAGAAAACCGTCAACAGGAAGTTTCAGAAATTTCTCGTCAGTTAAAGATTTTGGCAAAGGAACTAAAAGTTCCGGTTATTGCTTTGAGTCAGCTGTCACGTGGCGTGGAACAGCGCCAAGATAAACGTCCTGTTCTTTCTGATATTCGTGAATCTGGATCGATTGAGCAGGATGCGGATATTGTTGCTTTCTTGTACCGTGATGATTATTATGATCGAGCTGGTGAAGAGGAAGAAGATGGAATGCCCAATAATACGGTTGAAGTGATTATCGAGAAAAACCGTTCTGGTGCGCGTGGGACAGTCGAATTAATATTCCAAAAGGAATACAATAAATTCTCAAGTATTTCAAAGAGAGAGGATCAATAA
- the rplI gene encoding 50S ribosomal protein L9, which translates to MKVIFLADVKGKGKKGEIKEVPTGYAQNFLIKKNLAKEANAQAIGELRGKQKSEEKAHAELLAEAQKIKAKLEEEATVVQFTEKIGPDGRTFGSITNKKIAEELEKQFGIKIDKRHIQVSSPIRSTGLIDVPVKIYQDVTGVINIRVNEG; encoded by the coding sequence ATGAAAGTTATTTTCTTAGCGGATGTAAAAGGTAAAGGTAAAAAAGGCGAAATTAAAGAAGTGCCTACTGGTTATGCACAAAACTTTTTGATCAAGAAAAATCTTGCGAAAGAAGCCAATGCCCAAGCAATCGGTGAACTTCGTGGAAAGCAAAAGTCAGAAGAAAAAGCCCACGCTGAATTGTTAGCAGAAGCGCAAAAGATTAAAGCGAAATTGGAAGAAGAAGCTACGGTTGTTCAATTTACCGAAAAAATTGGACCAGATGGTCGTACTTTTGGCTCTATTACCAATAAAAAGATTGCAGAAGAGCTTGAGAAACAATTTGGTATTAAAATTGATAAACGTCATATTCAAGTTTCCTCTCCAATTCGTTCAACAGGTTTGATTGATGTTCCTGTTAAAATTTATCAAGATGTTACAGGTGTGATTAATATTCGTGTAAACGAAGGGTAA
- a CDS encoding GGDEF domain-containing protein, protein MKKFRLSFIHYVLIGFISFAILAIFLRIFGKGYVTLIAIFLVLAGLIALFEYQLQISELDELEQIQYVNHQAESGLASLLDKMPVGVIKINEESNEVEWFNPYAELIFSTDDGDFDVESLKKLLNTLFEDKGHFVTVADKKYSVYFDQTSSVVYFFDVSSEYEATVGLVTTRPVIGIISVDNYDDLEDVISDSDISNINSFIANFVEEFTAHYHMFYRRVGMDRFYLFTDYTVLEQLMESKFSVIDQFREEAKKRELPITLSMGFSYGDGEHDEIGKVALLNLNLAEVRGGDQAVVKKNDEQKNPIFFGGGTASAVKRTRTRTRAMMTAISDKIKSVDQVFIVGHRNLDMDALGASVGMQFFSSNILASSYVVYDPHAMASDISRAIAKLEDEQVTKLLTVEEALQMVTDRSLLIMVDHAKTALTLSKEFYKEFQQIIVIDHHRRDDDFPENVLITYIESGASSASELVSELIQFQKSKKNRLTKIQASVLMAGIMLDTKNFSARVTSRTFDVASYLRSRGSDSVAIQEISAIQFDEYREVNELILTGEKILPHIIVACANTTKAYDSVTISKAADSMLAMSEVEATFVIACNQSGTISISARSRSKVNVQRIMEQLGGGGHFNSAASQIEGQDLMSIRQQLIETIENEVIIEKENVE, encoded by the coding sequence ATGAAAAAATTTCGTTTATCGTTCATCCATTATGTGTTAATTGGTTTTATTTCATTTGCAATTTTAGCAATTTTTTTAAGAATCTTTGGCAAAGGCTATGTAACTCTCATTGCAATTTTTTTAGTCTTAGCTGGATTGATTGCTTTATTTGAATACCAGTTACAAATTTCAGAGTTAGATGAATTAGAACAAATACAATATGTTAACCATCAGGCAGAAAGCGGATTAGCATCCCTCCTTGATAAAATGCCTGTTGGAGTTATCAAAATTAATGAAGAATCAAATGAAGTAGAGTGGTTCAACCCTTATGCTGAATTGATTTTTTCAACAGATGATGGGGACTTTGATGTTGAATCATTGAAAAAGTTACTCAACACTCTGTTTGAGGATAAAGGTCATTTTGTCACTGTAGCCGATAAGAAATATTCCGTTTACTTTGATCAGACGTCTAGTGTTGTTTACTTTTTTGATGTTTCCAGTGAGTATGAAGCAACTGTGGGATTGGTGACAACTCGTCCCGTTATCGGTATTATTTCTGTTGATAACTATGATGATCTAGAGGATGTCATTTCAGACTCTGATATTAGCAATATCAATAGTTTTATTGCCAACTTTGTAGAAGAGTTTACAGCTCATTACCATATGTTTTACAGACGTGTGGGGATGGATCGTTTCTATTTGTTTACAGACTATACGGTCTTAGAACAGTTGATGGAATCAAAATTTTCAGTCATCGATCAATTCCGTGAAGAAGCTAAAAAGCGTGAGCTACCTATTACCTTAAGTATGGGATTCTCTTACGGTGACGGCGAGCATGATGAGATTGGTAAAGTGGCTCTCTTGAACCTAAACCTTGCGGAAGTTCGTGGTGGGGATCAAGCAGTTGTCAAGAAAAATGATGAACAGAAAAACCCTATTTTCTTTGGCGGGGGAACAGCTTCGGCTGTGAAGCGGACTCGGACTCGCACACGCGCTATGATGACAGCTATTTCGGATAAGATTAAATCCGTTGATCAAGTCTTCATTGTTGGACATAGAAACTTGGATATGGATGCTTTAGGAGCGTCTGTGGGAATGCAGTTTTTCTCAAGCAATATTTTGGCTTCCTCTTATGTGGTCTATGACCCGCATGCAATGGCTAGTGATATTTCAAGAGCGATTGCAAAACTAGAGGATGAGCAGGTTACAAAACTCCTTACTGTAGAGGAAGCTTTGCAAATGGTAACGGATCGCTCCTTGCTGATTATGGTGGACCATGCTAAAACAGCATTGACCCTATCTAAAGAATTCTATAAGGAATTTCAACAGATTATAGTTATTGACCATCACCGTCGTGATGATGATTTTCCTGAAAATGTTCTGATCACTTATATCGAGAGTGGTGCAAGTAGTGCGAGTGAATTGGTTAGTGAACTCATTCAGTTCCAGAAATCGAAGAAAAATCGGTTAACGAAAATTCAAGCAAGTGTCTTGATGGCTGGGATCATGCTGGATACTAAGAACTTCTCTGCACGTGTTACGAGTCGGACCTTTGATGTGGCAAGCTATCTTCGCTCGAGAGGGAGTGATAGCGTAGCCATTCAAGAGATTTCTGCAATTCAGTTTGACGAGTACCGCGAAGTGAACGAGCTGATCTTAACAGGTGAAAAGATTTTGCCACATATCATCGTAGCTTGTGCCAACACGACTAAAGCCTATGATTCAGTAACTATTAGTAAGGCAGCTGATAGTATGTTGGCCATGTCTGAAGTGGAAGCAACCTTTGTCATTGCTTGCAACCAAAGTGGGACCATCTCGATTTCTGCACGAAGTCGAAGCAAAGTCAATGTACAGCGTATCATGGAACAACTTGGTGGAGGAGGTCATTTTAATTCGGCAGCCTCTCAAATTGAGGGTCAAGATTTGATGAGTATTCGTCAACAACTGATTGAGACTATTGAAAACGAAGTAATTATTGAAAAGGAGAATGTAGAATGA